Proteins encoded in a region of the Bubalus bubalis isolate 160015118507 breed Murrah chromosome 9, NDDB_SH_1, whole genome shotgun sequence genome:
- the HCN2 gene encoding potassium/sodium hyperpolarization-activated cyclic nucleotide-gated channel 2: MDARGGGGRPGESPGATPAPGPPPPPPPPAAPQQQPQPPPPPAPPPGLGPAPPQQAPRTEAAPPEAADEGSPRARLRSRDSSCGRPGTPGAASTAKGSPNGECGRGEPQCSPAGSEGPARGPKVSFSCRGAAPGPGPGSGAGPGPADEAGSEEAGPAGESRGSQASFMQRQFGALLQPGVNKFSLRMFGSQKAVEREQERVKSAGAWIIHPYSDFRFYWDFTMLLFMVGNLIIIPVGITFFKDETTAPWIVFNVVSDTFFLMDLVLNFRTGIVIEDNTEIILDPEKIKKKYLRTWFVVDFVSSIPVDYIFLIVEKGIDSEVYKTARALRIVRFTKILSLLRLLRLSRLIRYIHQWEEIFHMTYDLASAVMRICNLISMMLLLCHWDGCLQFLVPMLQDFPRNCWVSINGMVNHSWSELYSFALFKAMSHMLCIGYGRQAPESMTDIWLTMLSMIVGATCYAMFIGHATALIQSLDSSRRQYQEKYKQVEQYMSFHKLPADFRQKIHDYYEHRYQGKMFDEDSILGELNGPLREEIVNFNCRKLVASMPLFANADPNFVTAMLTKLKFEVFQPGDYIIREGTIGKKMYFIQHGVVSVLTKGNKEMKLSDGSYFGEICLLTRGRRTASVRADTYCRLYSLSVDNFNEVLEEYPMMRRAFETVAIDRLDRIGKKNSILLHKVQHDLNSGVFNNQENAIIQEIVKYDREMVQQAELGQRVGLFPPPPPPPQGTSAIATLQQAVAMSFCPQVARPLVGPLALGSPRLVRRLPPGPAPTVATAAASPGPAPAASPPGAPASPRAPRTSPFSGAPGSPAAPRAGPALPARRLSRASRPLSASQPSLPHGAPGPAATARPASSSTPRLGPTPATRVAAPSPDRRDSASPSPGTTGGPDPLDSARSRLSSNL, from the exons ATGGACGCGCGCGGGGGCGGCGGGCGGCCCGGGGAGAGCCCGGGCGCGACCCCCGCGccggggccgccgccgccgccgccgccgcccgcggccccccagcagcagccgcagccgcCGCCACCACCCGCGCCCCCTCCGGGGCTCGGACCGGCGCCCCCTCAGCAGGCGCCCCGGACCGAGGCGGCGCCCCCGGAGGCAGCAGATGAGGGCAGCCCGCGGGCCCGGCTCCGCAGCCGAGACAGCTCTTGCGGCCGCCCCGGCACCCCGGGCGCCGCGAGCACGGCCAAGGGCAGCCCGAACGGCGAGTGCGGGCGCGGCGAGCCGCAGTGCAGCCCCGCGGGGTCCGAGGGCCCGGCGCGGGGTCCCAAGGTGTCGTTCTCGTGCCGCGGGGCAGCCCCGGGGCCCGGGCCGGGCTCGGGCGCCGGGCCCGGGCCGGCGGACGAGGCGGGCAGCGAGGAGGCGGGCCCGGCGGGGGAGTCGCGCGGCAGCCAGGCCAGCTTCATGCAGCGCCAGTTCGGCGCGCTCCTGCAGCCGGGCGTCAACAAGTTCTCGTTGCGGATGTTCGGCAGTCAGAAGGCCGTGGAGCGCGAGCAGGAGCGCGTTAAGTCAGCGGGGGCCTGGATCATCCACCCTTACAGCGACTTCAG GTTCTACTGGGACTTCACCATGCTGCTCTTCATGGTGGGAAACCTCATCATCATCCCCGTGGGCATCACCTTCTTCAAGGACGAGACCACGGCCCCATGGATTGTGTTCAATGTTGTCTCGGACACATTCTTCCTCATGGACCTGGTGCTGAACTTCCGCACGGGCATTGTGATCGAGGACAACACGGAGATCATCCTGGACCCCGAGAAGATCAAGAAGAAGTACCTGCGCACGTGGTTCGTGGTGGACTTCGTATCCTCCATCCCCGTGGACTACATCTTCCTCATCGTGGAGAAAGGCATCGACTCTGAGGTCTACAAGACGGCCCGCGCCCTGCGCATCGTGCGCTTCACCAAGATCCTCAGCCTGCTGCGCCTGCTCCGCTTGTCGCGCCTCATCCGCTACATCCATCAGTGGGAGGAG ATCTTCCACATGACCTACGACCTGGCGAGCGCCGTCATGCGCATCTGCAACCTCATCAGCATGATGCTGCTCCTCTGCCACTGGGATGGCTGCCTGCAGTTCCTGGTGCCCATGCTTCAGGACTTCCCACGCAACTGCTGGGTCTCCATCAACGGCATGGTG AACCACTCATGGAGCGAGCTCTACTCCTTCGCACTGTTCAAGGCCATGAGCCACATGCTGTGCATCGGGTACGGGCGGCAGGCGCCAGAAAGCATGACGGACATCTGGCTGACCATGCTGAGCATGATCGTGGGTGCCACCTGCTACGCCATGTTCATTGGCCACGCCACCGCCCTCATCCAGTCGCTGGACTCCTCAAGGCGCCAGTACCAGGAGAAG TACAAGCAAGTGGAGCAGTACATGTCCTTCCACAAGCTGCCAGCCGACTTCCGCCAGAAGATCCACGACTACTACGAGCACCGCTACCAGGGCAAGATGTTCGACGAGGACAGCATCCTGGGCGAGCTCAACGGGCCCCTGAGGGAG gaGATCGTCAACTTCAACTGCCGGAAACTGGTGGCCTCCATGCCACTGTTCGCCAATGCTGACCCCAACTTCGTCACAGCCATGCTGACCAAGCTCAAGTTTGAGGTCTTCCAGCCAGGCGACTACATCATCCGTGAGGGCACCATTGGCAAGAAGATGTACTTCATCCAACACGGCGTGGTCAGTGTGCTTACTAAGGGCAACAAGGAGATGAAGTTGTCTGATGGCTCCTACTTCGGGG AGATCTGCCTGCTGACACGGGGCCGGCGCACGGCGAGCGTGCGGGCCGACACCTACTGCCGCCTCTACTCGCTGAGTGTGGACAACTTCAATGAGGTGCTGGAGGAGTACCCCATGATGAGGCGGGCCTTTGAGACAGTCGCCATTGACCGCCTGGATCGCATTG gcaaGAAGAACTCCATCCTGCTACACAAGGTGCAGCACGACCTCAACTCTGGCGTGTTTAACAACCAGGAGAACGCCATCATCCAGGAGATTGTCAAGTATGACCGCGAGATGGTGCAGCAGGCCGAGCTGGGCCAGCGTGTCGGCCTCTTCCCGCCACCACCGCCACCTCCACAGGGCACCTCAGCCATCGCCACGCTGCAGCAGGCCGTGGCCATGAGCTTCTGCCCACAAGTCGCACGCCCGCTTGTTGGGCCCCTGGCACTCGGCTCGCCGCGCCTCGTGCGCCGCCTGCCCCCGGGGCCCGCGCCCACTGTTGCCACTGCTGCCGCCTCGCCTGGACCCGCCCCCGCAGCCAGTCCCCCTGGCGCGCCTGCCAGCCCCAGGGCACCGCGGACCTCGCCCTTCAGTGGCGCACCCGGCTCCCCTGCTGCGCCCCGCGCTGGGCCTGCGCTACCTGCGCGGCGCCTAAGCCGCGCCTCGCGCCCGCTGTCTGCCTCGCAGCCCTCGCTGCCCCACGGCGCACCCGGCCCCGCGGCCACGGCGCGACCGGCCAGCAGCTCCACGCCGCGCCTGGGGCCCACGCCCGCCACCCGGGTCGCAGCGCCCAGCCCGGACCGAAGGGACTCAGCCTCGCCCTCACCGGGCACCACCGGCGGACCCGACCCGCTGGACTCCGCGCGCTCACGCCTTTCGTCCAACTTGTGA